GGTACGGCACCTCCGCGAGCGTCAGCTCGCCACGCAGATACCGCAGATCCTCGGCCACCGCGTCCGACACCACCAGATTCGCCACGCTCGCGCGTCCCACCAACTCGTCCACCATCACCGTCTCCGCTCTGTTCGCACTGCACCTCGCGTCTGTCCCCGCGCATCGGCCACGGCCCCGCGCCGGCCCAGGCGGGGGCCGATACCGGCGCGCACCGTGAAATCCGTTGGGGCATTCAGAAGAACGGAGCGGACAGGGTGGTGCGAGGCGGGGTCCACGGTCGTCGCTGCTGCGGCCGGATCGCCATTCGCACTCACCTCACTCGCTCACATGACGCGCTCTCGCGTCGGTGGAAAAACTCTGCTTGCGTTCGTCGACGCCACGGCGGTGGCGGACGAGCTTCGCCGGGCGGTCATCGGCCGGTTACTCGCACGACCTCGTTCAGACGAGGGACTGTAACGAATGATGCAACTGTTATCGCTTCTCGTCAATCTGTTTCCCCGCAGGTCCGCCTGTGTTTTCACGTTCGTAACCGACGAAACCGACGAGTCTGGCGAATCGCGTGGGCGATTCGGACGCCAGCAGGCCAGCGGCGCAACGGCATACACTTGCGACAGCACAGCCCAGCCCGCTGTGCGCGACGCGATGGTGAGGTGACGCGGGTGGTAGCCGAAGCGCGGGAACGTCAGGAGCCCTCGACAGTGTCAGTGTCCGATAACGATGCCGAAACGCAGGATCATCCCGAACTCGACGTTTTGCCGCACTGGCCGCGGGACACCATCGCGGTCCTGGTGACCACCGATCCGGCGCCCCACGCCATTCCGGTGTCCTGGCCGGTGCGCGCCGGGGACCGCCGAATCCTGCTGAGCCTCAAGTCCGATCGCGGCTCGCTGGCCCGGCTGCGGGAGCGGCCGGAGGTGGCGCTGCTGATTCTCGGCGGCGGCGATGTGGCGCTGTGCGCACGCGGCACCGCGCATGTGCTCGCCGACCCGATGCCGGGCGCCGAGGACTACACGGCGGTGGAATTGCGCGTCGAGGTGATCGACGATCACCGGCAGTCGGCCTTCGAGGTGGCGGCCGGAATTCAGCGCACCGTCCGCGACGACTCCGAACTACGCTATCTGGAGAAACGGGTCGAGACGCTGCAGGCGATGGCGACCGACCGCAACTGATACCGAAGGAGATCGCGTGTCTGTCAGCTTGGCCAAGGGCGGAAACGTTTCGCTGTCCAAACAGGCTCCGAACCTGACCAAGGTCGCGGTGGCGCTGGGCTGGGACGTGCGCACCACCACGGGCGCCGACTACGACCTGGACGCCAGCGCGCTGGCCTGCGGCTCCAATCAGCGGGTGCTCTCGGACGCGCACTTCATCTTCTACAACAACCTGCGCTCCCCCGAGGGCACCATCGAGCACACCGGCGACAACCTCACCGGCGCCGGCGAGGGCGACGACGAGGTCATCAACGTCGACCTGGCCGCCATGCCGCCGACCATCACCAATATCTTCTTCCCGGTCTCCATCCACGAGGCCGATGTCCGCCGCCAGTCCTTCGGCCAGGTCCGCAATGCCTACATTCGCGTGATCGACGCCGTAACCGGTTCGGAGCTGGCCCGTTTCGACCTCACCGAGGACGCCTCCACCGAAACCGCCATGGTCTTCGGCGAGCTCTACCGCCACGGCCCGGAATGGAAGTTCCGCGCCATCGGCCAGGGCTACGCCTCCGGCCTGGCCGGCATCGCCCGCGACTACGGCGTGAACGTGTGATCGTCGCCTTCTCGGTCACCCCGCTCGGCGTCGGCGCGGACGTGGGCCGCGCCGTCGCCGAAGCCGTCCGCATCGTGCGCGCCAGCGGCCTGCCCAACGAGACCAACGCCATGTTCACCACCATCGAAGGTGAATGGGACGAGGTCATGGCCGTCGTCAAACAGGCCACCGACGCGATCCTCACCGTCGCCCCACGGTGCAGCCTCGTCCTCAAAGCCGACCTCCGCCCCGGCACCACCAACGCCATGCACACCAAGGTCGAAACCGTCGAACGCTACCTGGCCGAGTAGTCAGGATCCGGATAGACAGGATCCGAATAGTCAGGAGATGCGTTCGCGGAGCCAGTCGGGGATTTCGTCGCCGGCGCGGGGGTAGGTGGCGAGTTCGCGGCGGCATTCGTCGGGTTCGGGGAGCGGGAGCCAGTCGGGGATTTCCTTGAAGGACAAGGTGAATTGGGCCTTGGTGGAGGCTGCCTGGAGGACGACCTGGCCGCTGAGCCAGGTGCCGGTCATCTGGTCGTAGCAGACGTCCTTGAGGCGGTGCAGCAGGTTGAGCACTTCCTCCGAGGGCTGGAGTTCGTCGGGGTCGGCGTCGGTGAGATCGACCTGGATGCCGGCGTGGCCGTCGTCGCCGACCAGGCAGAACCAGAGGACGGCCGTCTGCCAGGGGGCGGGCAGGGCATCGGTGAGGGCGCTGACCAGAGCACTCTCGACCATGTCGCGATCGGGTGAGCGGGGTGGCGCGGGAACGGGGGCGGGCTCGTCCTCGAGCGCCTTGACCGTCAGGTCCGGATGATGGTTCCGCATGGCCTCGACCACGACGGGGACCGCCACCGAGAGCCGCTCGGGGACGATATAGAGCGGGCGGTCGGCGTTCTTGCGGGCGGCGGCATCGCCGAGAGCCCGCACCCGGTCGCGGAATTCGACGGGATTGCGAAGCACCACCTCGGCGAACTTCTCGGTGTGACCGCCCTTGCGCAGGCGGCCGATGCCCAGCCGCAGCCGATCCACTTCGGTCCACGCCACATGCGGATAGCCCCGGTAGGTGAAGCCCTGATCGGTGATCAGCAGGGTGGGTTGCGGGCGGATCAGATCGTCGAGCATGGCGTACACCCCGAAACCGAACAACGCCATGGCGACCGCGGCCAGCACCCGCATGACCGCGTGCTCGTCCCAGTCGAAGACCACGAATCCGGGTAGTGCGGTCATCACCAGGAAGAAGACCAGCGCGACAGCCGCGCCCGCTCTCGGCGGGTAGTACTCGGTGATCGATGATTCGCGCCCCGAAGCTTGCACCCCCCTGACGCTAGCCGAAACGAGCCGAAGGCAACACTGCCGTTATCGCCCGGCATCACTTCCGCTATGCCCGTTTCGGCCGCCATTGCGGATGTCGTTCAGCCGCGCGGCCAGAACTCCCGCCACCGCGCGGAATCGAGCCCGCGCCGCTCGCCGCGCGCGATTTCGGCGGCATCCTCGGCGGCTCGAATCCGTTCCGCGAACACCAGAGTGGCCTTCCGCAGCCGTTCCTCGGCGCTGTCCGGACCGCCGAGTTCCACCACCCGCAGCGCGTCCGGAATCAAATCCTCGGGTAAACCGGCCTTGATAGCTCGTGAGCGAACTTTCTCCGCGAGCGCCAGCGCGGGCTGCGCCATGGCGATGCCGTCCAGGCACGAACGGCGCGCCTTCTCCGCGGATTTCCGCTCCTCCCAAGCCTTTTCCTGGGCCGCGATCTTGTCGGCCACCGCGGCGTCCGGCTCGAAGCCGCTGCTGCCCTCGGGCCCGCTCAGATGCGGACTGCGATGCACGAGCTTGGCCACCAAGGCCGCCGCCACCTCGGCGACGGTGAATTCGCCTGCCGCCTCGGCGATCCGGGAGTGGAACAGCACCTGCAACAGCAGATCCCCCAGCTCCTCCTTGATCGTCTCGGCGTCCTCGGCCTGGATCGCGTCGAGCAGCTCGTAAGTCTCCTCGAGCAGATACGGCCGCAACGAATCATGCGTCTGCGTCACCTCCCATCCCCCGAAGTTCCACAGCCGATCCATCACCTCCACCGCTTCGCCCAGCGCCGCGGTCATGGCCGCGATACCCGCCGCCTCCGTCGAGAGGTTCTCGCCTGCG
This sequence is a window from Nocardia yunnanensis. Protein-coding genes within it:
- a CDS encoding TerD family protein produces the protein MSVSLAKGGNVSLSKQAPNLTKVAVALGWDVRTTTGADYDLDASALACGSNQRVLSDAHFIFYNNLRSPEGTIEHTGDNLTGAGEGDDEVINVDLAAMPPTITNIFFPVSIHEADVRRQSFGQVRNAYIRVIDAVTGSELARFDLTEDASTETAMVFGELYRHGPEWKFRAIGQGYASGLAGIARDYGVNV
- a CDS encoding MTH1187 family thiamine-binding protein, which codes for MIVAFSVTPLGVGADVGRAVAEAVRIVRASGLPNETNAMFTTIEGEWDEVMAVVKQATDAILTVAPRCSLVLKADLRPGTTNAMHTKVETVERYLAE
- a CDS encoding MazG family protein; the encoded protein is MSAGENLSTEAAGIAAMTAALGEAVEVMDRLWNFGGWEVTQTHDSLRPYLLEETYELLDAIQAEDAETIKEELGDLLLQVLFHSRIAEAAGEFTVAEVAAALVAKLVHRSPHLSGPEGSSGFEPDAAVADKIAAQEKAWEERKSAEKARRSCLDGIAMAQPALALAEKVRSRAIKAGLPEDLIPDALRVVELGGPDSAEERLRKATLVFAERIRAAEDAAEIARGERRGLDSARWREFWPRG